From the genome of Scytonema hofmannii PCC 7110, one region includes:
- a CDS encoding four helix bundle protein translates to MIVHISISERTKNFAVRIIKACSFLEEQSGVCRTLSKQLLRSGTAIGANVREGQSAQSNKDFLSKLEIALKEVRETQYWLEILIESELVEKHKFDSLLQEANEIGKILALLNQSMNHAIALSLRVRRARSANEQYLR, encoded by the coding sequence ATGATAGTTCATATTAGTATTTCCGAACGAACAAAGAATTTTGCTGTCAGAATTATTAAGGCTTGTTCCTTTTTAGAGGAACAGTCTGGAGTTTGTCGAACACTTTCAAAGCAATTACTCCGTTCCGGAACAGCGATTGGAGCAAATGTGAGAGAGGGACAGTCTGCTCAATCTAACAAAGACTTTCTCAGTAAGTTAGAAATCGCTCTGAAAGAAGTGAGAGAAACTCAGTACTGGCTAGAAATATTGATTGAATCTGAACTAGTTGAAAAACACAAATTTGATTCTTTACTTCAAGAAGCTAATGAAATAGGTAAAATATTGGCGTTGCTGAATCAAAGTATGAATCATGCGATCGCCTTAAGCTTACGGGTGCGTCGTGCCCGCAGTGCTAATGAACAATACTTAAGATAA